The genomic window CAAGTTGGTAGTCACCGGCAAAAGGCTTGAGCAGAAAAAATACTACTTCCACAGCAACTACCCTGGCGGTCTCAAGGAGAGAAGCCTCGCTTGGATGTTGGAAAACAAGCCCGAAGAAGTGATAAGGCTTGCAGTCAAGAGGATGCTTCCTAAAAACAGGCTGGGACACAGGATGCTGAAAAGGCTCAAAATATACACTGGCTCTGAACATCCACATGTGGCACAACAGCCTAAGGTTTTGGAGGTTGAAGCATGAGCCTAAAGCTGAAGGACTTCAAAATAGGTTTTGACAACGCCTACTATGGCACTGGTAGAAGAAAGGAGAGCGTGGCAAGGGTTTGGCTCATAAGGGGCACAGACAAACAGATAGTAAAGGTCAAGGAAAGCGGAAAGGAATATCCTCTAAAGGACTATCTTCAGAGGGAAACCCTCTATCACAAGGTTTTACACCCCATAAGGCTCACTGGTCTTGAAGGAAGGTTTGGCATATACGCCACCGTGAGCGGTGGGGGTATAAGCGGTCAAGCGGACGCCATAATGTATGGAATTGCAAAGGCTCTCCTCAAATACAACCCAGACCTAAGACCTACCCTCAAGAGGGCAGGACTTCTCAGAAGGGATGCCAGGGAAAAGGAGAGGAAGAAATACGGTCTTATGAAGGCAAGAAAAGCCTACAGATGGAGCAAGAGATAAGGGTATGCGTTTATGGCGCGACAGGGTATACTGGAGTTGAGCTCTTAAGAATACTTTTGGAGCATCCATATGTTAAGATAGTTTCCTTAACCTCTCAATCTTACGCAGGGAAAAGGCTCTCTGAGGTCTTTCCTTCCTTTCTTCCTACTCCCTTGGGTTCTATAGCCCTAACCAATGAACCTGAAGAAGACTTTGACATAGCCTTTCTTTGCCTTCCTCATGAAACTTCCCTTGAGCTTGTGCCAGAGCTTCTCAAAAGGGGCAAAAGGGTTATAGACCTCTCTGGTGCATACAGGATTTGGGATAAGGGCAAGTATCCTAAGTATTATGGCTTTGAGCATACTCATCCGGAGCTTTTGGATAAGGCTGTCTATGGACTGCCAGAGGTCTTCAGGGAGCATATTAAAAAAGCCCAGCTTGTGGCAAACCCCGGCTGTTATCCCACCGCCACCCTGCTTGCTCTGTATCCGCTCATAAGAGAAGGTATTGAAATAGACTTTATTATCGTTGACGCCCTCTCTGGGGTTTCTGGTGCTGGTAGGAAAACAAATCAGAAGTTTCACTACCCAGAGATGGAAGGAGACGCCTTTGCCTATTCTGTGGAAAAGCACAGACATACTCCTGAGATGGAGTATGTTATTCAGAAGGTGTATGGTAAGGATATTAAGCTGAGGTTTACACCACAGGTGATACCTGCAGTGCGTGGAATGATGGCAAAGGTATATACAAGATGTGAAGAGCTGGACTTTGTTAGCCTTTATAAGGAAACATACGAAGGAGAGCCTTTCGTATTTATTTCTCAAGAGCCTCCACACATTAAACACGTGGTAGGCACTAACTATTGCCTTTTATACCTACACTACCACAGAGAAACCTCCATACTTGAAGTTATAAGCGTTATAGATAACTTGGGCAAAGGTGCATCTTCTCAAGCGGTGCAGAACTTTAACCTTATGATGGGATTTGAGGAAACTTTAGCACTAAAGGGGCTTGCGGACTTTCCCTAAGCGGATAGCTCTTCTTTTATTATCTCAAGCAGGGCAAGAAGTACCCGCTTGACGCTCTCTTTGTCAACGGCAGAGACAGGCAATACTGGTATACCTTCATCCTCACTTATATCAAGGACAGAGGCCACATCTTCTGGTGGCCACGCATTCGGTAGGTCCTGTTTGTTAGCACCTACCACCATGGGAACTGGAAAGCGCGATTGGAAGAAGTTTATTATCCTTCTCGCCTCATGGAAGGTGGAAGGGTCTGTGCTGTCTACAAGTATTATTATCCCAAGAGCACCCTCACCCAGTATCTCCCACATGAAGTCAAACCTTGACTGACCCGGCGTGCCAAAAAGATACAGCTCGTGCTCATCGTCTATGCGAATCTTTCCAAAGTCCATAGCAACGGTGGTGTATTCTTTCACGTTCTTTTCACCAACCGCCTGTGTTTTTCGTTCTGTTTTGACGGTTTTTATTTCACTAACTGTATTTATAAACTGCGTCTTGCCCGCCGCAAAGGGTCCAGCAATTACTATCTTTATTTTCTTTATAGTCCTCATCACAGCTCCCGTATCCTCTCTATTATCTTCATGAGAAGGTCTAGGGCTATGGAAGGCTTTTGCTTTCTCTCTTTCTTCTTCCTTTTTATAACTCCGAGGGCAAGAAATCCATAAAGAGCCCTGTCTACTGTAAGGTTTTCAAGTCCAGAGTCTTTCCTTATGTCGTATACCGTCCTTTCACCATTCACGAGAGAAAAAACCTTCCTTTCCTCTGGAGTGAGCTCTACCCTCTTCAGTCTTTCTTCAGAACCTTCTACGGGTTCAAATAGGATCAGCTCATCGGATATCTTTCTTTCAACTTCCTCTGGAGTGAGGGTCCGAGAAGCCATCATTATTATGTTCTCCACGGGATAGACTACTGAATAGTTGGAGTTGTATCTAACAAAACCGGGTGTGAAAGAGAATACACCCTCTTTCATGTCAAGCCTCTCAATCAGAAATCTCTGCACTGTTCTAAAAAGGTTTTCCTTTGATATACGGAGCTTTTCTATTAGAAGGTCAAAGTCCCTCTCTGCGTAAACTCTGAAAACCCTGTCAACTGGACGCGCAAAGATTATTTCCCCATCCTTCACATAGTAGGCTACTGTTATGTCCTTCCATTCTACGAGAAGTATTCCGCTCTTTCGGTCTTTGGCTATTATCTGGAGGATGTCCACAAAGTTAAAAGTTTTAAGGTCTCCCGTTAAAGCCATAACCCTTTATAACATCCCTTTGAGTTTATCCTGAGATTTCCTTATCTCCATGAGCAGGAGACCCAGCTTGGCGTTGTTGTCCGCAAGAACCACCATAACCGCGTCCTTTCCCACTCCCGTCAGGATAACATATCCATCGTGTCCTTTAATGGTTATCTGTTCCAGATTACCCTTTGCCAGCTCTTCGGAGACCCTTTCACCCAAGGAGAGTATTGCGGCACTCATCGCCGCTATTCGGTCCTCCTCCATGCCCGGTTTGAGGACCGATGCTATGGGCAATCCATCTGCGGACACCAGGGATGCACCCTCTAAACCTGTGTTTCTTATCAGTTCCTGTAAAACCTGAGTATATCTATCCATATTTCCCTCCTCCTTAAGAATTATACTAAAATTTCCATAGAAATATATCGTAAACAACACCCATAGTTATAGAAAAGATGACCCAAAAAATCACATAGGCAACCACTAAACCCTTTGGCAGAAACTTAAGAGTTGCAATTATTGTAGGCATGCATGTGCCCGTGCCACCAAGCATGAAGGTAAGGGACGCTCCCGAGCTAAAGCCTATATCTCTTAGAGCCTTGGCTATGGGAACTTCTTCACCAGAACACACGTATATGGGTATAGATGTAAAGGAGACCAAAAGATAGGAGAGAAAACTTCCTGCTATGGGTCTTATGAGCTCCGGTGGTATGAGGGTCTTTATGAGAGAGGCTATGACTATACCAAGAAGAAGGTATTTACCTATTCCAAGGAGGTTGTCCTTGAAGTGTGTGCCAAAGGACCTCCATCCGCTTTGGCTTGCACCCCCAAAGGAAAGAGGTAGACTACTGGGCTTTTTGAAAAAGAGGTCCGCTGTATAGGCAAAAAGCAAGGCAAAGCCTAAGGTGCCAAACAGTCTAAGGGCAGTCATGGGAAGACCGAAATATCCATAGGTAAGTATTAATGTTACTGGAGATACCACCGGAGCCACGATGAGAAAGGAGAGGACGGGTGCATAGCTCCTTGACATGCTACTTATGAGGTTTGCCACAGGAAGCATGGAGCAAGAGCAAAGAGGCAAAAGCCCACCCAGAAACCCCGTGTATATGGGTGCAATTCTCTTATTCTTTAGGAAGACCCTAAGCCAGCTGAGTTTTGTAAAGCCTTGCAGGAGAGAGGTAATAAGGACCGCAATTAAAAAGAAAGGAAGTATATCCAGAGTGTAGTCATACAGAGAAAGGAAAAACTTCTCCAAAAGCCTCATAATGAAAATATCTTAGCCAAAAAGGAAATACAGTATGACTGCGTTCATAATACCTGCGACCACATCGTCCGCCACTACACCATGACCCTTTGGCAGTCTTTCAAAGAGTTTTATAGGAAAAGGCTTTACTATGTCCAACATCCTAAAGGTTATAAAGGCAACCGCTATGGTCTTTAGGGTAGGTTCAATAAGGAGGAAGGAGAAAAAGTAGCCTAATACCTCGTCTATCACCACCTCCTCTGGGTCTTTATCTCTTGTTAGCTCTACCATGTAGTTGGCAGACCAGACCGCAACCGCATACAGCAAAAGCCCAAACAGTAAGGTAAGCCACCACTTGTAAACAAGCAGATAAACAAGAGGGACACCAAGAAGAGTTCCTACAGTGCCCGGTGCATACCTAAACCTTCCAATGTAAAAGCCCGTGGCGATTAACTCCTGCCACATTATAGGTCTATCCTCGCAAACCTTCTTCTTCCTTCTTCAAACACATCCCCTCCGTATATATCGTTGGCAACTATTACAGGAAAGTCTTCCACGTATAGTCTTCTTATGGCTTCTGTGCCAAGATCTTCGTAAGCGACCACCTCTGAGGACTTTATACACTTAGAGAGCAAGACCGCCACACCACCCACCGCTGCAAAGTATACCGCCTTATACTTTTTCAAAAGCTCCCTTACCTGAGGAGACCTATACCCCTTGCCTATCATACCCTTTAGACCCAGCTTTAGAAGGTCTTCCACATACTTATCCATCCTTATAGAGGTAGTAGGACCAGCAGAGCCTATAACTTGCCCAGGCTTTGGTGGTGTGGGACCCACATAGTATATGACCTGCCCCTTTACATCTATGGGTAAAGGCTCTCCTCTTTGAAGGGCTTCCACCATCCTTTTGTGCGCTGCGTCCCTTGCGGTATATATGTAGCCTGTAATGAGAACTTTGTCTCCTGCTCTTAGGTCTTGGATGACTTCGTCAGTTAGTGGTGTTTGAATTCTCTTTTCCATAAAGAAATTATAACAGCTTTAGGCTCTGTATCTGCTTAAAACAAGTGCGGAAGGCACACCCCAAAGGAAGGAAGACAAAAGCAAAAAGCTATGAAAGACAAAGCCCATTTTGAGCCACTCCCTTAGGCTCTCACCCAAGAGTTTAAGAGGAATTCCAAAGGCAAACTCGTAAGTGCCAAAACCCATAAAGCTATGAAGGGGAAGCACAGAGCTAAGCTCACCACCAAGAAAGGCAAGGAAGCCCTTGTATATGTCCATGCTATCTATAGGCAGTAAAACAATCAAGGCTAAGAACTTGAGGCTATGAGACAGAGAGGAAAGTAGAAAAAGTAAAAAGGACAAGCTAAAGCTGAGCTCCCTTTTGATAAAATCCTTTAACTCACCTAACCTGCCTCTATAAGGCAGGAGCACATACCCTAACCTTAAACTCAAAGAGAAAATCAAAACAAGCACAGAAACCAAAAGTGCATAAAGATTAACCACAGAAAAGCTAAGAAAAAGCAGAAAAAAGAGGGTAAGAAGGTCATATAATCGCCCCATAAAGAAAGACCAAAGGGAAGCACTCAAGTTAACTCCAAGCCTTTTTGCATAATAAAACCAACTAAGTTCTCCAGTCCTTGCGGGTAGAAGGTTGTTAAAGAGTATGTTAGCGGAGTTTATGAGAAAAACCTGATATAGGCTTAGGTTTCTCAAAAGCAGTTTCCATCTTATAGACCTTACCAACTGGCTAAGGCTGTATAGAAAAAAGGCAAAAAGCAGGTTTTTAAGCTCAATGCTCTTTAGGCTCGAAAGAAAATCACCAAAGGGGACAAAGTAAAAAAGGAAAGCAAGGAAAAGAAGGGTAAGGGTAAAGGGAAGGAGTTTTTTCAATCCTTTTCTGGCACGTCGTGTATAACTATCCTTTTGCCTGCAAACCTTGAGAGTATCTCTATGGCAACTTCAACGCCAGAGCCAGCACAAGAGGTAAAGTGAGAGGAAAGCCCAGCAAGAGTTCCAGTTACAAAGAGGTTTTTGTCTACTTCAAAGTCCTTGTGCTTTATCATAACCCTACCGGGCTTTGGGGATTTAGGGTTTTCCACCACCTCTACCTGCAGACCTTCTATGTTAAAAGAATGAAAGCCACCTGCCAAAACCACATAGTCTGCGGTAAAGCTCTTACCAGAGGTAGTCCGAAGTTCAAATCCCTCTTCCTTTTTCTGTATGCTCTTTACCTCTTCCTGCAAAAAGTCCACACCACCCCACTGATCTATCTGCTCCCTTATCTTTTGCAAAAGCTCTGTGCCAAGCATAGTATCCAAGCCCGGCACGTTTCTGAGAAAGGCTTTTCTCAGATCAGAGCCATCTATGTCAAAAACTATATACCTTCTGCCTTCTGCCCATTGCCAACCTCTACCCCTTGCGGATACTAAGGTCAAAGCACAAGAAAGACCACTTGCTCCACCACCTACAATAGCCACATCGTACCTCACAAAACATTATTATACAACAAAAACGTCCACGCCTCCTCTACATAACCTGGAGATTTCGCTTATTTGCTTACCAACACCTCTGTCTTTTCTTCCTTTTTCTCAAAGTCAGAAGGCTTTACATTTTTAAGGGCTTCCTTTATTTTCTTCCTCTCCTGTGCTATTGCCTTCATCTTCTCAAGCTCTTCTTTGCTAAAACAACACATGATAGCACCTCCTTTGGCTTGATGCTTTTATTCTACGCATCTATGATAGAAGGGTTATGTTTTGAATCATAAAAGCCTTAAAAAGAGGCTTTCCGCCAGTGTAGGATGTGGCAAGCAGAGCCTTGAGAGCATGTCAAGGTTTAGCTCTGAAAAGAGGCTTGTTGTTAGAAGAGATATTATCTCGCCTGCGTCTCTTGATAGGAGTTCACCTCCAAGGAGAAAGCCCTTTTTGTCAAAATAGAGAAAAGCCATACCTTCTTCTGTGTGGTATATACTTCCTACCGCAAAGGCTCTAAGGCTTACGCTCCTTTCTGAAAACTCTACCTTTTTCTCCTCAAGCTCTTTTCTTGTGAGACCCACCTTTGCGTAAGACAGAGGTTGAGTGTATAGCACGTAGGGTATCTTATAGGGTGGTGTGAAAAAGCCCTTACCTTTTATAAGTTTTTGTGCCACCGAAAAAGACTGAAGCCTGCTTGCGTGTGCAAGCTCCACTATACCGTTTATGTCCCCCACCGCATAGTGGTCTCTTAGAGAGGTCTCGTAGCTCCTGTCTACCAATATGTGCCCCTTCTCGTCTCGTGCAAGGTCAAGTCTTATACACTGTGAGTTAGGCACTCTCTTTTTTAGCCAATAAACAGCCTCTGGTGGTGTGTCAGGCATGGGTTTAAAAAGCACGCCCAAATCCTTTAGGCTCTTCAAAAGCCTTGTCTTTATGGATGGGTGCATAAACTCAAGGCTTTTTTCCTCAAAGTAAGCCTCAATGGACACGCCCATAAGGGCATATATGCATGCAAACTCAAGAAGTATTGGGTCATCGCCTGCAAGTTTTAGGCTGTCTGGAAGCTCTTCCAGTTCCAAAAGGTCATTACCGTTGGGTTCTTGAGGATAGGACTTTCCTGTGTTAAGGATTATGTATCTTCCACTTATCCTTCTGCCTTCAACCTCCACCACATGTGGCTCTACAAGCTCTCCGTATCCGTAGATAAAGTCCACACCCTTTAGTAGTTTTTCTATCTGGTCTCTTAGTGTTTTTGTTAGCTTTTGTTTTTTCTCCTTTAGGTTTTTCAAGTTTAGGCTAATGTCTTTCACAGATATCAAAGGTGAGTTTTTCAACTCAAAGAGCTTTCTTGCCTCAAAAAGGTAAAGCTTTGTGGGTATGCACCCTTCATGAAGACAGACGCCACCAAGATGAGCTTGTTCCCTTTCCACTATTGCGGTCTTTAAGCCCGCTTTCCATAGTAGCTCCGCACCCACATAGGCAAGCCCACCTCCCAAAATTATCACATCATAGTCATACATATCAAGCTCCCTTCTTTAACATCTTTATGTAATTTTTGTCTAAAACCTTCTCCTTTAGGTGCTTTACAAACAAAGCTCCATGAAAGCCGTTTATAACCCTATGGTCAAAGGTAAAGGTCATATGGGTTTTGCCGTCGCCTTCTTGCATGCCTACCGCTATTATGCAAACCTGTCCGTAGGGTATTACCGCATCAAAAGCCCTAATTCCAAACATGCCAAGGTTAGATATGGTTAAAGTTGCACCTCTTATATCTTCAAGGCTTAGCCTGCCCTCTTCTGCCCTTTTCCTTAGCTCTCTTACCTCCTGTGCTATCTCCCTTAGGCTCTTCCTGTTTACCTCCTTTATCACAGGATTGTATAGCTCATCTCCCACTGCTATGGCAAGTCCCACGTTGGAGTTTGGGTAAATCAAATAGTGGTCTTCTCTATATACCGCTCTTAGCCTTTCAAAAAACTGCATGGCATCGCCCACTATCTTTATAAGCCAGTGGGTAAGGGTTATCTCCTTGTCCCAGGGGATAAGGGAAAGGTCAAAGACTTCGTATATGTGATAGTGAGGGACAACAAAACTTTTGGAGAGGTTTGATATAAGGCTTTTTTGAACAGAGGACACTGGGACTCTTCTTGGAATACCCTTCTGTTCCACATAGGCAAGAAGCAGGTCTTCGTCAATCTTTTTGTTAGGAAATTCTTTGAGGAGCTCCTCAAGAGAAAGCTCATATTCCCTTAAGAGCTCCAGTGCCTTTGGTGTAAAGTATCTCTCTTTTTCAAACTCCTCTATATCCTTTGCATGGGTCGGGGAGGGTAGCCTACCCTCTTGTTGTAGCTCCTTTAGGTCTATACCCTTTTCCTTTGCCAAAAGTCTTGCATAGGGAGAGGCAAAGCCAGGTGGCAGTTCAATCTTCTTCTCTGTCTCCTTGGGTGGTGGAGGGGGTTTCCTCTCTTCCACCTTTGGTTTTTCTTCCAATTTTGGCTTTTCTTCCTCCTTTGGCTTTTCTATCCTTTCTCCTAACTCCATTATGGCTATGGGCTTTCCCACCTCCACCTCTTGACCTTCTGAAAGGAGTATCCTTTTTATAGTGCCTCTTTTGAAGCTCTGTAGTTCCATAACCGCCTTCTCCGCCTCTATCTCCGCTATGACCTCACCCTTTTCCACATAGTCTCCTTCCTTTTTAAGCCAACGGACTATCTTTCCCCTTTCCATCGTGTCTGAAAACTGGGGCATCAAAACCTCATAGTCCATGGCTTTTGCTCCAGCTAAGTATACGCTCATATATCTTCTCGGGTGTGGGTATAGCCATTAGCTCAAGTTTTCTGTTGTAAGGTATGGGAACTTCCTCTCCAGCTATCCTAAGAGGTGGTGCATCAAGGTAGTAAAATAGCTCCTCGCACACCCTCGCTGACAGCTCCGCACCAAGACCAAGAGTTTTTGGCGCTTCGTAAACTACCACAAGCCTGTGGGTTTTTCTAACAGACTCATATATGGTCTCAAAGTCTATGGGTCTGAGGGAGATAAGGTCTATAACTTCGCAGGAAATCCCGTCTCTTTCCTCCAACCACTCACAAGCCTTCAAGGTGTCATGAACCATTTTAAGATAGGAGACTACCGTTATGTCTTTTCCTTCCTTTAGAATTCTTGCCTTAAAGGGGTCAAAGTTTTTCACATACTCAAAGGGAAAGTCCATACCATACAGGAGCACATGCTCCAGAAAGACCACAGGGTCATCCATCCTTATGGCATGCAAAAGTCCGTGATAAGCACTTATGGAGTCCGAAGCACAAAAGACATAAAGCCCTGGCACGCTGGCAAAGAAGTGCTCCAGGCTTTGAGAGTGCTGTGAGGCGAGCTGTTTTGCCACACCCTGTGGCATACGCACCACAAGAGGGAGAAAGAGCTTTCCACCGCTCATGTATCTTAGCTTTGCCATCTGGTTTACAAACTGGTCCATAGCCAGCATGGCAAAGTTTACGGTCATTATCTCCGCCACTGGTCTGAGTCCCATAAGAGCCATACCTATGGCAGTGCCCACTATGGAGTTTTCCGCTATGGGTGTATCTATTACCCTCTTTGGTCCATACTTCACATAAAGACCATCGGTCACCTTGTAGTTGCCCCCGTAAAAGCCCACATCCTCCCCAAGGACTACTACCCTTGGGTCATGTTCCATAGCATAGTCGAGGGCTAAGTTTAAAGCATCACGGTATAACATCAGAGCATACCCCACAGTATAGGTCTGTGTATAGCTCCTCTTCAGAGGGTTCTGGAGAGCTCAGGGCAAACTCCACAGCTCCTTCAACCACTGCCTCCACCTTTTGGTCTATGAGCCTTACCTGTTCCTCTGTGAGCCAACCTTCTTTATAGGCTTTTTTAAGCAAAAGGTCTATGGGGTCTCTTTTGCGAAACATCTCCAACTCTCTCGGAGACCTGTAGTCTCCCTTGTCCGCCATGGAGTGCCCTTCAAAACGATAGGTATGTGCCTCAATAAAGTAAGGCTTTCCGTATTCTTCTATGTACTGCTTGGCTCTAACTACTGCTTCGTAGACCGCAAAGACATCCATACCGTCCACAACCTCCGCTGGCATGTAGTCCCTTGCCTTGAGATAAATGTCCTTCAGTGCAGAAGACCTGCTCACATGCGTGCCTATGGCGTAGTAGTTGTTTTCGCACAGAAATAGCACTGGCACTTCCCAAAGGTTCGCCATGTTTATGGCTTCAAAGAAGGTGCCGTTGTTGGTTGCACCATCACCAAAGATGCAAAGAACTCCAGCTTTTTCACCCATGAGCTTTCTGGCATAGGCTGCGCCTACCGCATGAGGAAGGTGTGCTGCCACTATGGCGTTGCCACCGTAAAAGTCCATTTTTGGCTCATAAAGATGCATAGAACCTCCCTTTCCCTTTGAAACGCCCGTAGCCTTTCCAAAAAGCTCCGCCATAATGAGCTTTGGGTCTATGCCTCTTGCCAAAGCCAGCACATGCTCCCTATAGGGACAGAAGAGGTCTCCCTTTCCAAAGCCTACCACAGCACCCACATGCACCGCCTCTTCACCTATGGCAAGGTGTAAAAAGCCAGATATATTTCCCTTTAAGTATTCTTCCTTGCACCTTATCTCAAATTCCCTCCCTAACTTCATAAGGTAGTAAAACTTTTCTGCCAGCGTCTGGCTCATGGCTAAAATTATAAGGGATGAGTTCTGAAGATTTACTTCTTAAAGAGCTAAAGGAAGAGCTTCTTAGGGTTCTTTCAAAGCACCTTGAGTATCCCTTAGTATGGACAAATATCCCTTTTGTGGACATTTATCCACGCCTCGGGTTTAGGGACTGATTGAAAGTATGGATTTCTTTCAATCAATCCCAGTACCTTACTCCAGAGGCACTTAAACCGCTCACTAAACAAGTTTTTTATGAAAACCTCCACTTGCTTAGTGAGGGCTTGCTCCATACGGTGTAAATGCAAGCTCCACTTAGCACGGCTAAGTAGATTTCTGCTTGCATTCACATCCGCATGGAGCTTTCTATTGCATAGCTTACACTCAAACTCACTCCTTGTCTTCCTGTTGTCTTTGTCTACATACCCACAATTACTGCATGCTTGTGAACTATAGGCAGGAGCAACATACACCACCTCTATGCCATATTCCTCTCTCACTTCCTCTAACTTCTTCTTTATCTCCCCAAGCCCAAACCTTATAAGCACCCTCTTTATAGCCTTTGGAAAATTGTTAATTACCCTCTTCAAAAATCCTCTTAAGTCCTCAAGCACAAGCCTTCGTGGTCTGTATAACTCTATAACCCTGTTTATTACCCTCCTTACCTCATTCTTCACATACTCACTTAGCCTGTGTTGAAGTCTTAAATACCTTCTGCTCTCTGTTGGCTTTTTTCCTCTCCTTTGCATCTCCCTTTGAATTCTGTCTATCTTATCCGCATATTCCCTGACCTTGCTGTAAAACTTCCTGCCAAAGAGGTCTCCTCTGTCTGAAACAAGAAAACACTCCATGCCAAAGTCAAGAGCTACCTCTCCACTGAAAGCTATCTCCTTTCTCTCTATCTCCTTCACAAGCCTTAGTTTGCCATCCTCCGCTATCTGAACCATGCTTGTTAGCTTTCCACCTCTTTCCTCAAAATACTCATGAAGTTTCACAGGCAGATATATAGGCTTTCTCTTTTCATGAGTTGACAGTCTTATCCAGAGGTCAAAGGCTTTTGCTTTCTTTGGTCTTTCCAGCAAGGCACACTTGCTGTCTAAAAGCATAGAGATACCTTTAAAACTTGGCTTTTTCCAGCTTTTGAGAATATGCTTGAATATCTTCTTAGCAAGCAGTCTTTCTTCCTTGACTATCTCATACTCATGCTTGTTTTTGTCTTTATCTATCCACAGGGCTTTCTCACTTTTTGGAATAAGCCATTCCTCTCTGGAGTTGAGATAAAGGAGAACTCTTTTTGTCTTTTCAGGAAGAGTAGAGCTAAGGACTATCTCTTTGAACCTTTTTTGGACATTGGCAATAAAACTTTCCAGTGTAGGGACTACCACATGGTATTGTATAGTGGACTTGAACCTTTCTGAAAGTGGGCAGTTTAAGTGTTTTATGTTGGCTTTTCTGGAGAAAGAGCCAGTTTTGAAGAAAAGAAACCACTGGAAGTTTGCCACAAGCTGTGCGGTTTTTCTGTATAGCTTTAGGACATGAGCTATAAGGGTTCTTTTTCTTTTTGTGGTAGGGCATGAGACTTCAATAGCCCTATACATAGGGATATTATAGCTTTTGTCTGTGAGTTCGTATGTGAAACAATTCAAGAAACAAATTACCATTATTAGGTATAAATGTCAATATTTTCAGAGACTATTCGCCAAGACCTTGTGGACTTTAACAAAACCTCAGAAGAGTTCAAAAGAGAAGCCCTAAAACACATAGAGGTCATTTATGAGCCAGAGAAGGATATTCATTGAAAAGCTCGCAAAGGCTATAGAAAGGTTGGAAGAGGTGCTAAAGCTGGAAAAAACGCAGTGGTTAGAGATTCCGCCATACAGAGGTTTGAATTTACCTTTGACCTTGCGTGGAAAAGCCTTAAGTTATACCTTGAAGAGGTGGAAAGGCTTGAATGCAGGTCTCCAAAGGGATGCCTAAGGCTTGCCTTTTCTGTTGGTCTAATAGATAACGACTCCTATTGGCTTCAGATATGCGACTATAGAAACCTTACCTCCCAAACCTACGATGAAGAGTTAGCGGATAAAATATACGAAGAACTACCAAAGGTGTTAGAATACTTTAAAAGGCTTTACGGACTGATATCATGATAGAGCAGTTATCAAAGAGCCTAAATGCAGAGGTTTTGCAAACCCATACAAGCTGGGTTTTGCTTTTAGAGAAGGTGGTTTACAAGATAAAAAAGCCAGTAAACTTTGGCTTTCTGGACTATTCAACTTTAGAGAAAAGGCTTGAAAACTGCAAAAAGGAGCTGGAGCTAAACAGAAGGTTATGCGGGTGGGTATACATGGATGTGGTTCCCATAAGTTATGTAGATGGTGAATATCGTATAGAAGACCCCTCAAACCCAGTGGAGTATGCGGTGAAGATGAGAAGGATACCAGAGGAAAGGCTTCTAAAAAACATGCTTTCAAAGGTTTCTCAAGAGGACATGAAAGAACTTGCAAGACACATAGCAAACTTCCATGCAAAGGCAGAGAGGCGGGATGAGTTTGGAAGGCTTGAGGTAATGAAGTTCAACACCGACGAAAACTTTTTGCAAA from Hydrogenobacter sp. T-8 includes these protein-coding regions:
- the rplM gene encoding 50S ribosomal protein L13 translates to MKTYHVRKEDVVRSWWVVDAQGKVLGRLASQIARVLMGKHKPYYQPDVDCGDFVIVLNADKLVVTGKRLEQKKYYFHSNYPGGLKERSLAWMLENKPEEVIRLAVKRMLPKNRLGHRMLKRLKIYTGSEHPHVAQQPKVLEVEA
- the rpsI gene encoding 30S ribosomal protein S9 — its product is MSLKLKDFKIGFDNAYYGTGRRKESVARVWLIRGTDKQIVKVKESGKEYPLKDYLQRETLYHKVLHPIRLTGLEGRFGIYATVSGGGISGQADAIMYGIAKALLKYNPDLRPTLKRAGLLRRDAREKERKKYGLMKARKAYRWSKR
- the argC gene encoding N-acetyl-gamma-glutamyl-phosphate reductase, which gives rise to MEQEIRVCVYGATGYTGVELLRILLEHPYVKIVSLTSQSYAGKRLSEVFPSFLPTPLGSIALTNEPEEDFDIAFLCLPHETSLELVPELLKRGKRVIDLSGAYRIWDKGKYPKYYGFEHTHPELLDKAVYGLPEVFREHIKKAQLVANPGCYPTATLLALYPLIREGIEIDFIIVDALSGVSGAGRKTNQKFHYPEMEGDAFAYSVEKHRHTPEMEYVIQKVYGKDIKLRFTPQVIPAVRGMMAKVYTRCEELDFVSLYKETYEGEPFVFISQEPPHIKHVVGTNYCLLYLHYHRETSILEVISVIDNLGKGASSQAVQNFNLMMGFEETLALKGLADFP
- a CDS encoding GTP-binding protein is translated as MRTIKKIKIVIAGPFAAGKTQFINTVSEIKTVKTERKTQAVGEKNVKEYTTVAMDFGKIRIDDEHELYLFGTPGQSRFDFMWEILGEGALGIIILVDSTDPSTFHEARRIINFFQSRFPVPMVVGANKQDLPNAWPPEDVASVLDISEDEGIPVLPVSAVDKESVKRVLLALLEIIKEELSA
- a CDS encoding DUF4388 domain-containing protein, which translates into the protein MALTGDLKTFNFVDILQIIAKDRKSGILLVEWKDITVAYYVKDGEIIFARPVDRVFRVYAERDFDLLIEKLRISKENLFRTVQRFLIERLDMKEGVFSFTPGFVRYNSNYSVVYPVENIIMMASRTLTPEEVERKISDELILFEPVEGSEERLKRVELTPEERKVFSLVNGERTVYDIRKDSGLENLTVDRALYGFLALGVIKRKKKERKQKPSIALDLLMKIIERIREL
- a CDS encoding roadblock/LC7 domain-containing protein, with product MDRYTQVLQELIRNTGLEGASLVSADGLPIASVLKPGMEEDRIAAMSAAILSLGERVSEELAKGNLEQITIKGHDGYVILTGVGKDAVMVVLADNNAKLGLLLMEIRKSQDKLKGML
- a CDS encoding permease, whose protein sequence is MRLLEKFFLSLYDYTLDILPFFLIAVLITSLLQGFTKLSWLRVFLKNKRIAPIYTGFLGGLLPLCSCSMLPVANLISSMSRSYAPVLSFLIVAPVVSPVTLILTYGYFGLPMTALRLFGTLGFALLFAYTADLFFKKPSSLPLSFGGASQSGWRSFGTHFKDNLLGIGKYLLLGIVIASLIKTLIPPELIRPIAGSFLSYLLVSFTSIPIYVCSGEEVPIAKALRDIGFSSGASLTFMLGGTGTCMPTIIATLKFLPKGLVVAYVIFWVIFSITMGVVYDIFLWKF
- a CDS encoding phosphatidylglycerophosphatase A family protein produces the protein MWQELIATGFYIGRFRYAPGTVGTLLGVPLVYLLVYKWWLTLLFGLLLYAVAVWSANYMVELTRDKDPEEVVIDEVLGYFFSFLLIEPTLKTIAVAFITFRMLDIVKPFPIKLFERLPKGHGVVADDVVAGIMNAVILYFLFG